In Lolium perenne isolate Kyuss_39 chromosome 5, Kyuss_2.0, whole genome shotgun sequence, the sequence CAGGAGCTCTGGGCGTGTGGCAGCTGGCGATGGCGCTCGAGGTAGAGCGGGAGCGGCTGGAAGGCGGAGTCGGGCAGGCTGTAGAAGGTCCGATTGGGTAATGCGAGCCACGGGAATAATTGGGATGGTGGGTCGTTCCGCCGCGCCAAGGAGCGCCACTGGCGGCAGACGGCGCCGAAGCGGACGCGATCGGCATGGTGCTGGAGGCGGCGGAGGATAATGTCGCCGAGATCCGTCTCAAGTGCAGACCACGACCTTGGCGCCATATTAGACTTACGGTTTTTTCTTCGGAGATTATATAGCGCCAAGGACGCGCGCGCGCGTGTGCGATGGCGCGAAAGCCCCCGATCTTTTCACCCACGGATGCGATGGCAACTTGCCGAATCGCCACCGGATCACGCAATAAAATCGCCGCACGCGCCTTTGGATTATGGCGAGTTAAATCGTCGCCAAGAGGGACTCGGTAGTACAAAACCAAAACCGTGCCGAACCTGCTAAGACACACAATATGTTTACCGGTTGTTTTGGAGTCACGGTCTGTACatttttacttgttttattaGCTACTAGAAAAAGATAAGGTACCAAATCTCGGCACGACAGTATAAGGGCGATGGTGATTCTACTCACTAACCACTCATAGCTGCACGCGTATACTCCTTGTTGAAAAATACCCGCTTGTCCGTTTACTTTTCCAGGTTTGAACGAAATAATCTCGAGATATCCCCTCCCAACCCCTTCTATCCCCATATTTTTTGGTTAAACTAAAAACTCTTCAGCATACTAGTGTTTTTTTGGGAAGAGTATTTgaggggattgggtgaacaccaaatcccctcccatccccatacgtattagggcttgtttggtactagagtattTGTGGGGGTTAGTGGGGATAATACTTTAAGCATTGTTTACTTCTAGTGTATTTATGGAAATTGGAGGGGATTATTTCGTATCCCGGAAATTCCTCACTTGTCCGTTATTTCTCCGATTTTGAAAGAAATAATCCCGAGATATCCCCTCCTATCCCCACATTTTCTGCATAAACTAAAAACTTTCCATCATATTAGTGTATTTTTTGGGAAGAGTATttgagaggattgggtgaacaccaaatccCCTCTCATCCCCATACCCATTGGGAAGAAAGATACTAGAGAAGTAATGTCCAACATTGACTGGACGTGACCTAACGCTCTGGGACACAGGGCGATTAGGGTTTTCTTCCTCCCTTCGCCGGAGCTCTCTCCGACGGGGAGGCCTTCTCTCCCCCGGGCCGTTTCCTGTTGGATCGTGCGTCGGGGTTAGCTCTGCCTCCTCTCCTGCATATTTTCGACCTAGGGCTTGTGACCCGGGGGCTCTGTTGGTTCGGCTTCCTGGCTCAGATAGATCTTACGCCTGGCAATGTCGACCTCATCAACGAATCATGCGGAAGGATCTGGTGCAAAGAAGGGAGAAGATCTGGATGATCTGCTCCAACGTCTAGGTATAGACGAGGACGAAATTGATGATCTGGTttttgaggaagaagaagatgttCCAAAAGAAGGCCTGAAGTGGTTTGCGCTGGCTAGAGTGCACACAGAGAACTTTTTCAGCCCTCAGACTTTCGAGCAGCACATGAGGATTGCCTGGAGTCCAGCGAAAGAGGTAAAGATCAAACCTATAGAAGCAAATCTGTTCACTATTCAGTGTAATTGTCTTGGTGATTGGCTGAAGGTAGAGAAAGGTGGACCATGGTTATTTAGACAGAACGCTGTTATTATTGAAAAATATGATGGCCTTGCAGCTCCGGAGTCAGTTGATCTGAATTTTGTGGCGGTATGGATGCAAATCCACAAACTTCCACCTGGTTACCGCAAGAAAAACCTGATTACCAATCTAACAGAGAAGAAGGTTGGCAAAGTATTACAGGTGGAAACAGAAATTGAGGGAGTAAATAATTTTGTGAGGGTCCGTGTGAAGTTGGATGTGAGGAAACCCCTGGCCCGGTTTTCTACTATTGTTCGTGAGGGTAAGAGAGAATTCTATGCTATCAAGTTTGAGAAGATGCCGAGATTCTGTGGAGCTTGTGGCTTTCTTGGGCATACTCATCTAGAGTGTGGCTCTGGTGAACATGATGAAAACAATCTTAAATGGGGAGATTGGCTCAAAGCAGATTGGGAATCTTGGTATGGGAGGAATACTGGAGGAAGTCGTGGTAGAGGTAGAGGgggaagaggaagaacaaatgtGACTGATGAAAATCTGGGCCGTGGGAGAGGTTTTGGTGACCGTGGACGTGGCCCTTATGTGAGTTGGCGGTTCAATGCGTTATCGCATGTGCAGGGCTTAGCTGGAGAGGAAGGAGAGTTTGAAGACACGGGTACTAGTCCGATAAAAAATAGTAACATGGAGACGGATGAGCGGGAGACATCTGATAATAGTGTCAAACGCCGTCTTGAACTTGGTACTTCTAATTCTGAAGATGAAGATGCTAATCTGAGTATTCCCCATGAGGAGATGACCCCCATGATCACGAATGGGCCGACATCTGAGGTACCGATGACGGAAGGTGATACTGGACGTATAAAACGCTCGAAGAAGGCTGGAGCTATCTCCCCTTCCACAGGATCGGCGGGTTCCTTCGAGGAACCTGTCCGGTCGCAATGAGGATTTTATCCGCGAACTGTCAGGGTTTGGGTAATCACCCGACAGTTCGCTCGCTTCTGCAAGTTCAGAAGAAAAGTAACCCTGATATAATTTTTCTTTCAGAGACTCATCTAGACACTTATCCAGCTGACTGTCTGCGGAAAAGGCTCAATATGGATTTCAAAATTGTAAACCCAACTACGTCTCGGAGTGGTGGGGTTCTGTTGCTTTGGAGGCGAGGTATTAATATTCAACAAAGGTTTTCTCATCCAAATTATATTGATGTTACTGTGCATGAATCTACTGAGAACACTTGGAGACTAACTGGAATTTATGGAGAACCACGGTGGGAAGACAAGTACAAAACATGGGATAGGATCAGAGGGTTGCATGCTCAATGTAATCTCCCCTGGGTTCTTATTGGAGATTTTAATGAAATCCTTTTCTCGCATGAGAAGGAAGGAGGTAATGCTCGACCACCAATTTACATGCAATCCTTCCGTGATGTTTTAGCTGATTGTAACCTTTCTGATCTTGGTTTTTTGGGTGATAAATTTACTTGGCGTCGAGGCCGAATCCGTGAGAGGCTAGACAGAGGTGTGGCAAATACTGCCTGGAGCACTATGCATCCGAAGGCATCGGTGCATCACCTTGATTGCATGCGATCTGATCATAGACCAATATTGCTGATTACAGATAATATGGAGATGGCAAGCAGTACTGGAAAATCAAAAAAATTTGAAGCTCGATGGTTACAGGAGGATTCCTTCCGAGAGGTGGTTGAGCAAGCTTGGGCTCAGGCGGGCAATGCTGTGTCCGACGGAGGTGTACTGGCTCGCCTGTCTCACATGCACTCCTCGCTACATGAATGGGATAATGATATTCTGAAGAAGCCGAAGCAGAGATTGAAAACAGCCCAGAGGAAATTGGAACGGGCAATGCAGGGTCCCTTAACAGAAGAAAATGATACTATTGCAAAGGAACAGTCGGCTCTTATTGAGTTGCTATTGGAGCAAGATGAAGTACATTGGATGCAAAGGTCGAGGGCAAATTGGCTCCGAAATGGTGACCGTAACACTGCTTTTTTTCACCAGTTTGCTTCGGCTAGAAGGCAGAAGAATCAGATTAAAAGACTCAAAAATGGTATTAATTGGGTTGAAGGTACTAGTGCTCTTAAACCAATTATCCTACAGTATTTTACCGACTTGTTTAGTTCGGAGATCAAtgaagtggatcctgcggtacTAAATAAGGTAACTCCTAGGGTGACCTCTATTATGAATGATAAGCTGCTTGCTCCATTTTctgctgatgatgttaagaaggcgGCGTTTAGTATTGGGGATCTGAAAGCCCCAGGGCCAGATGGTCTTCATGCAATATTCTACAAGAGGTTTTGGAGTATATGTGGTGATGATATTACTTCTGAAGTTCTCCTGGCATTGAACTCTGGTGTTATCCCTGATGGCTGGAACGATACTACAATCGTTCTTATTCTGAAAGTTGATAATCCAGAGTCGATCTCTCAATATCGACCTATCAGTCTATGCAATGTGATCTACAAAATAATCTCGAAGATGCTAGCTCTAAGGTTAAAACAAGTCCTCCCTGATGTTATTTCTCCTATGCAAAGTGCTTTCGTTCCAGGCCGACTTATCACGGATAATGTTCTGGTGGCTTATGAGAGTATTCATGCTATTAAAAATAAAAGGTCTGGCTCCAATGGTGCTTGTGCGGTTAAATTGGATATGCACAAGACTTATGACCGTGTCGAATGGGTTTTCTTAGAGAACATGATGCGACGGCTGGGCTTTGCGGAAAGGTGGATTTCGATAATAATGGCTTGTGTTAGCTCAGTAAGATATCAAGTAAGGTTCAATTCTGGCGAAACCGATATGTTTTCTCCAACTAGAGGTTTGCGGCAGGGGGACCCTCTCTCCCCATATTTGTTCCTTCTTTGTGCCGAGGGGTTATCTAGTCTTTTGTTGTTCGAAGAAGAAGTTGGTGGCATTACCGGGGTAAGAGTGTGCAGGAATGCACCGTCAGTCTCACATCTACTTTTTGCTGACGATTCTCTTATTCTCATGAAGGCAGATACGAATAATGCAACTTCCTTACAGCAAGTTCTGGATACTTATTGTGCTAATTCGGGCCAGTTGGTTAGTTTGGCGAAATCAAGTATATTCTTCTCTCCGAACACAAATGTTCTTACTAGAGCAGAAATTTGCGAGGCTCTTCACATAACTACAGAAGCTATATCTGATAAATATCTGGGGTTACCGGCACTGGTGGGGGCTGATCGAAGTGATAGCTTTGAACATTTTATTGAGAGAATTATCCAGCGCATTAATGGTTGGAAGGAGAAACAACTTTCAATCAGGGGAAAAGAAATCTTACTGAAGGCTGTTGCACAGGCCATCCCGGTGTATGCGATGTCGGTTTTCCTAATTCCGAAGGGAGTGTGCAAGAAGATGATGGATGCTATAGCTAGTTTTTGGTGGGGTGATGATGATAACAGCAATAAGATGCACTGGTACGCTTGGTGGAAATTGTGCTATCCAAAAAAAAGAGGGTGGTATGGGTTTCAGAGATTTCCACTCTTTCAACCTGGCTATGTTGTCCAAACAGATTTGGAGGCTTGTTACTGATCGAGATTCTTTATGTGCTAAGGTACTTGGTGCAAAATACTATCCTAATGGAAATTTACTAAGTGCAGGACCAAAATCTGGGTCTTCATTTACCTGGCAAAGCATTGTGGCTAGTATTCCCACTTTTAAACGGGGCTATATCTAGCGAGTTAGCAGAGGCGAGAACATTAACATTTATACGGATCCATGGATACCATCAAGTCCAAACCGTCAGATCATCACACCACGAGGCGCTGGTGTTTACACAAAGGTGTGTGACCTTATTTCTCCAATTACTGGATATTGGGACGTAGAACTTCTCCAGACTATCTTCTGTAATGTTGATGTTGGAAGAATTCTGGAAATCCCTTTACACAACCAAGGTTTTGATGACTTTATTGCTTGGAACTTCAACAAGAACGGGCGGTATTCTGTGAGGTCGGGCTACCACTTACAATGGAGACACCAATTTGGGGCTCGAGGGGCGCAGCTTGCTCTACCGGGGTCTTCAGCCTTGAACCCGGTCTGGAAAGAGCTCTGGCAGATGAAGGTTCCAAGTAAAGTTAAAATATTTCTTTGGAGAGCTCTCCATGGTATAGTTCCGCTGAAATCAATTCTTGCAAATAGGCACATTGGTACAAGTGGACAATGTCCTGTATGTATGACAGCACCTGAAGATGTTTTGCACCTCCTATTCCAGTGTATTGCAGCACGTGAGGTCTGGACTGACTTAGGAATTCAAAGCATTATTGATGAGGCAATATCTGTTGATCGGTCAGGCTCGGCAGTGCTTGAATTTTTGTTACGTGATCAGGTGAAAAGTATGCCGGGGTTTCAGTCTATTAATCTGAAGGAAACTATTGGGGTAACGTGTTGGTACCTCTGGTGGAGACGGCGAAGGCGAA encodes:
- the LOC139831509 gene encoding uncharacterized protein encodes the protein MASSTGKSKKFEARWLQEDSFREVVEQAWAQAGNAVSDGGVLARLSHMHSSLHEWDNDILKKPKQRLKTAQRKLERAMQGPLTEENDTIAKEQSALIELLLEQDEVHWMQRSRANWLRNGDRNTAFFHQFASARRQKNQIKRLKNGINWVEGTSALKPIILQYFTDLFSSEINEVDPAVLNKVTPRVTSIMNDKLLAPFSADDVKKAAFSIGDLKAPGPDGLHAIFYKRFWSICGDDITSEVLLALNSGVIPDGWNDTTIVLILKVDNPESISQYRPISLCNADTNNATSLQQVLDTYCANSGQLVSLAKSSIFFSPNTNVLTRAEICEALHITTEAISDKYLGLPALVGADRSDSFEHFIERIIQRINGWKEKQLSIRGKEILLKAVAQAIPVYAMSVFLIPKGVCKKMMDAIASFWWGDDDNSNKMHWHIGTSGQCPVCMTAPEDVLHLLFQCIAAREVWTDLGIQSIIDEAISVDRSGSAVLEFLLRDQVKRATGVVARDHDGSFLAAAACFFTNVATAAMTEALAMREGLALANRLGCNNVLMESDSSETVNACLQMKVLMR